A stretch of Kyrpidia spormannii DNA encodes these proteins:
- the spoVS gene encoding stage V sporulation protein SpoVS — protein sequence MEVLKVSAKSNPNSVAGALAGVLRERGAAEIQAIGAGALNQAVKAVAIARGFVAPSGIDLICIPAFTDILIDGEERTAIKLIVEPR from the coding sequence ATGGAAGTATTAAAAGTTTCAGCAAAATCCAACCCCAATTCTGTTGCCGGAGCCCTGGCCGGCGTATTGCGGGAACGCGGCGCGGCGGAAATCCAAGCGATTGGGGCCGGGGCCCTCAATCAAGCAGTGAAAGCCGTAGCGATCGCACGAGGATTCGTAGCGCCCAGTGGAATCGACTTGATTTGCATCCCCGCCTTCACCGATATTTTGATCGATGGGGAAGAGCGGACGGCGATCAAGTTGATCGTCGAACCTCGCTGA
- a CDS encoding dipeptidase: protein MERRVWDAHADVLWRIAAERVDFYGSTSSLAAGWHRLVQGGVKVLGFPLFVPPDRPAAEGWNMLLTQAASFHDRIVGDGERVRPLLYREDVALAEKSQTIYGLLCLEGCSALEGSVERLSLCMHLGVRVVGLTWNEANELADGVGEPRGGGLTALGRRFVREVWQRSGVVDVAHLGEAAFWDVLREARGPVVCTHAGIKAVWPHRRNLSDGQLKALAELGGVLGIAFVPAFLGPKGGLDDLLRHIEHALEVAGDRHVAFGSDFDGTDEVLEGMETAAQYPALERALNARFGEETARRLLWDNWRDLFDQALAPGPSGT, encoded by the coding sequence TTGGAGCGCAGAGTATGGGATGCCCATGCCGATGTGCTGTGGCGGATCGCCGCCGAGCGGGTAGATTTCTACGGGTCGACATCGTCCTTGGCAGCGGGTTGGCACCGCTTAGTGCAAGGTGGAGTCAAGGTTCTGGGGTTTCCCCTGTTTGTGCCCCCGGACCGCCCCGCCGCCGAAGGGTGGAACATGCTCCTCACCCAGGCGGCCTCCTTTCACGATCGAATCGTGGGGGATGGGGAGCGGGTACGTCCCCTTTTGTATCGGGAGGATGTGGCCCTGGCAGAGAAATCTCAGACGATATACGGCTTGTTGTGCCTCGAAGGGTGTTCCGCACTCGAGGGCAGTGTCGAGCGTCTCTCCCTGTGCATGCACCTCGGGGTGCGGGTAGTGGGACTGACGTGGAACGAGGCCAACGAGTTGGCCGATGGTGTCGGAGAACCCCGGGGGGGCGGGTTGACGGCTCTGGGGCGCCGCTTTGTTCGGGAGGTCTGGCAGCGGTCCGGCGTGGTGGATGTGGCTCATCTGGGCGAGGCGGCCTTTTGGGATGTCCTGCGGGAAGCCCGGGGGCCGGTGGTGTGCACCCATGCCGGGATAAAAGCGGTCTGGCCCCATCGCCGCAACCTGTCCGATGGCCAACTCAAAGCGTTGGCCGAACTCGGCGGCGTACTGGGCATAGCCTTTGTACCCGCGTTTCTCGGGCCCAAAGGGGGATTGGATGATCTTCTTCGGCACATCGAGCACGCTCTGGAGGTCGCCGGGGATCGCCATGTGGCCTTCGGATCGGATTTTGACGGGACCGACGAAGTCTTGGAAGGCATGGAGACCGCAGCCCAATATCCGGCCTTGGAGCGGGCCCTGAACGCCCGTTTCGGCGAGGAAACGGCCCGGCGATTATTGTGGGACAACTGGCGGGATCTCTTTGATCAGGCCCTGGCTCCGGGTCCCTCGGGAACGTGA
- a CDS encoding YheC/YheD family endospore coat-associated protein, whose translation MAQVTRLMVHRADGLQGILTVPDTLLGGRRSEVTLRHGHHETIARLVPMKEANGVHLAGDIWKRLSLPDENVLDVHVLWDEAENLLRIGPLLAIMARVRRKKGQLTGAQAPVFERLSEAGRTLGVLTYVFSPLEIQWTKGTVRGVYWNDERKWIMGTFPLPDVVYDQVVSRRFEDRPDVKESRNKLIRLLYPRYFNAGFFDKWTMFQWLSADDRTRRQLPATTLYRAPGQGTQFLVEWGDIYMKPARGSLGQGLVRVQLAVNGQALYRWRKGPGRTETGVAKDPRAWFEQHHRFLRRRRYILQRTIPIPSLEGRVWDVRALMQKDESRAWKRTKMFVRISHPGEVASNLAAGGRAERVEKVLSHMALGLSAERGLVRRLTRTAHNVAQVVEESSGLQLGEMGVDLGVDDRGGVWIIEVNAKPWKSPDTDEGDERLLERSFLRPVAYAKSLAGFSP comes from the coding sequence GTGGCGCAGGTGACCCGTTTAATGGTGCACCGGGCGGACGGTTTACAGGGGATATTGACCGTTCCGGACACCCTGCTCGGTGGACGCCGGTCGGAGGTGACATTGCGACACGGTCACCATGAAACCATCGCCCGGCTCGTTCCGATGAAGGAAGCGAACGGGGTACACCTGGCCGGAGACATCTGGAAAAGGTTGTCTTTGCCTGATGAAAACGTGTTGGACGTCCATGTTCTGTGGGATGAAGCGGAAAACCTCCTACGGATCGGTCCACTTCTGGCCATCATGGCCCGAGTTCGCCGGAAAAAAGGGCAACTCACCGGGGCTCAGGCGCCAGTTTTTGAACGGCTGTCCGAGGCTGGACGGACGCTGGGCGTCTTAACCTACGTCTTTTCTCCCTTAGAAATTCAATGGACCAAGGGTACGGTCCGGGGAGTTTATTGGAATGACGAACGAAAATGGATCATGGGCACATTTCCCTTGCCGGATGTGGTTTACGATCAGGTGGTTTCTCGCAGATTTGAGGACCGCCCGGATGTCAAAGAATCCAGGAACAAACTCATCCGGCTTTTGTACCCGCGCTATTTTAACGCGGGTTTCTTTGACAAATGGACGATGTTCCAATGGCTCTCCGCCGATGACCGCACCCGCCGCCAACTCCCGGCTACCACTCTTTATCGGGCGCCAGGCCAAGGGACCCAATTTCTTGTGGAATGGGGAGACATTTACATGAAGCCGGCCCGTGGGAGTCTGGGGCAGGGGTTGGTCCGGGTGCAACTGGCGGTCAACGGGCAGGCCTTGTACCGCTGGCGTAAAGGTCCCGGGCGGACAGAGACGGGGGTCGCCAAGGATCCCCGGGCGTGGTTTGAACAGCATCATCGTTTCCTCCGTCGCCGGCGTTATATTCTACAACGAACGATCCCGATTCCTTCCCTCGAAGGCCGGGTGTGGGACGTTCGGGCATTGATGCAAAAAGACGAGTCCCGGGCCTGGAAGCGCACCAAAATGTTCGTGCGCATCTCACATCCCGGGGAGGTCGCTTCCAATCTGGCCGCCGGGGGGCGGGCGGAGCGTGTAGAAAAAGTGCTGTCTCACATGGCTTTGGGTCTTTCGGCGGAGCGAGGGTTGGTGCGGCGGTTGACTCGCACGGCGCACAACGTGGCGCAAGTGGTGGAGGAGAGCTCGGGCCTCCAATTGGGGGAGATGGGTGTGGATCTCGGGGTGGACGACCGCGGCGGTGTTTGGATTATCGAGGTGAATGCAAAGCCGTGGAAATCGCCGGATACCGACGAAGGCGATGAACGGCTGCTCGAGAGATCGTTTCTCCGCCCAGTCGCTTACGCAAAATCTCTCGCCGGGTTTTCTCCCTGA
- a CDS encoding putative amidoligase domain-containing protein, with product MNLIRQYRIPVLDHAILSCFRSEDRNIWLNKRLSRIRDDYVEIPEDADRETIRACRLALRATHALGLDFGLVSLGVGPKGRLFVLDVSPTPVLTGRLLDLFKNGIARYVETLARPRGSARLMLGADLEFMLRGKTGKIVPASRYFPRKGEVGCDDRTLHGDASLLPLAEIRPPAATSPLRLVEHIRSALTEAAQLCPSRKIKWVAGSMPFRGFPIGGHIHFSGVAPGSRLVRMLDTYVGLPVALLEEPLTARVRRQKYGFLGDIRRKPHGGFEYRTPGSWLVSPEISTAVLCLADIAAREFEHFTEWPFLDPEVQEAFYTGNRSVLKPVFFSVWEHLKRSSLFETYEDYLSVIPWMIEQDLTWDESVDIRETWDISIPKRKARARAAAR from the coding sequence TTGAATCTGATCCGCCAATACCGAATTCCGGTTCTCGACCACGCGATCCTGTCTTGTTTTCGCTCGGAAGACCGCAATATCTGGCTGAACAAGCGACTGAGCCGAATCCGGGATGATTATGTGGAAATCCCGGAGGATGCGGACCGAGAGACCATTCGCGCCTGCCGGCTGGCGCTGCGAGCCACCCATGCCCTTGGGTTGGATTTTGGCCTGGTGAGCCTGGGGGTTGGTCCAAAGGGGCGCCTGTTCGTACTGGACGTATCACCTACCCCGGTCTTGACCGGCCGGCTTCTAGACCTGTTCAAGAATGGAATTGCGCGGTATGTAGAAACTCTCGCCAGGCCCCGGGGTTCGGCTCGATTGATGTTGGGGGCGGACCTGGAGTTTATGCTTCGGGGCAAGACGGGCAAAATCGTGCCGGCGTCCCGTTATTTTCCACGAAAGGGCGAAGTGGGATGCGACGATCGCACACTGCATGGAGATGCCAGTCTTTTACCTTTGGCGGAAATTCGACCGCCGGCTGCCACCTCGCCGCTGAGACTCGTCGAACATATCCGGAGTGCATTGACGGAAGCCGCCCAGCTGTGCCCTTCGCGAAAAATTAAGTGGGTGGCGGGATCGATGCCCTTTCGGGGTTTTCCCATCGGCGGGCATATTCATTTCAGCGGGGTGGCGCCCGGAAGCCGATTGGTGCGCATGCTCGACACCTATGTCGGCCTTCCGGTGGCTTTGCTGGAAGAACCTCTCACCGCCCGGGTGCGCCGGCAAAAATACGGGTTTCTCGGGGATATCCGACGAAAACCCCACGGTGGGTTCGAGTATCGGACGCCGGGCAGTTGGCTCGTCTCCCCGGAAATCTCCACCGCCGTGTTATGTCTCGCCGACATCGCGGCTCGGGAGTTCGAGCATTTCACCGAATGGCCTTTCCTCGACCCAGAGGTTCAAGAAGCCTTTTACACGGGAAATCGTTCCGTTCTGAAGCCGGTATTTTTTTCGGTGTGGGAGCACTTAAAACGTTCTTCCCTATTCGAGACCTATGAAGATTATCTGTCGGTCATTCCTTGGATGATTGAGCAAGATCTGACATGGGATGAATCAGTGGACATCCGAGAAACGTGGGATATTTCGATACCAAAACGAAAGGCCCGGGCTAGGGCCGCGGCTCGATGA
- the istA gene encoding IS21 family transposase — MISIEDWTAIRALHARGVSIKAIARQLGISRNTVRRALRGDDPPKYVRKKPSARATDPFLEHIRQMYVEKQLIGTRIYAELQKMGYQGSLSAVHRCLQRLKKEQPHTEVRVQRMETAPGEQAQFDWSEYSVKIGGKEVKVYAYRYILSYSRMRYTHFALNQTLETVLEALECGIRHFGGVPERVLIDNAGQMVVDHRPDGAVRYHPEFLKVMGLYRMDPYACAPYRAQTKGKVERAFYMLEQHFLKGTEFKDFEDLITQGKSFDESENQRVHRRLGQTPLERFEADRAALRPLPERRYVDSVRVLRRVSRDGYISVDHVEYSVPPSYLGREVWVTQPRGAYVEMYGPDGTFLCRHVKSRDTGSIHTLPEHQAPHRERVSVRQRFCEVFPSGAAFYQGLTRRYAHNARYHAARILDMRSTYSDESIEMALKEALAYGATDEKVVLKLLANYPTKPAASSRNVEVQALSRRADTIRPLSYYSQLLH; from the coding sequence TTGATCTCTATCGAGGATTGGACTGCGATTCGAGCACTCCATGCCCGCGGTGTCAGTATTAAGGCGATTGCGCGGCAACTGGGAATTTCGCGCAACACTGTGCGTCGTGCCTTGCGGGGAGACGATCCACCCAAGTATGTGCGAAAGAAGCCGTCGGCTCGGGCAACAGACCCATTCCTGGAGCACATTCGACAGATGTACGTGGAAAAACAATTGATCGGAACACGAATCTATGCGGAGTTGCAGAAGATGGGGTACCAAGGTTCACTTTCTGCGGTTCACCGGTGTCTGCAGCGGCTGAAGAAAGAACAGCCGCACACCGAAGTGCGGGTTCAGCGGATGGAGACGGCTCCAGGTGAACAAGCCCAGTTCGACTGGTCGGAGTACTCAGTAAAGATAGGAGGCAAGGAGGTCAAGGTATACGCGTACCGTTACATTCTCAGTTATAGTCGAATGCGATACACGCACTTTGCGCTGAATCAAACGCTGGAGACGGTCCTGGAAGCTCTGGAGTGCGGGATTCGCCACTTTGGCGGTGTGCCTGAGAGGGTGCTGATCGACAATGCCGGTCAAATGGTCGTGGATCATCGGCCGGATGGAGCTGTACGGTACCACCCGGAATTTCTCAAGGTCATGGGACTGTACCGGATGGACCCGTATGCATGCGCCCCGTACCGCGCCCAAACGAAGGGGAAAGTGGAACGGGCCTTCTATATGCTGGAACAGCATTTCCTCAAAGGGACGGAGTTCAAAGACTTTGAGGACCTCATTACCCAAGGGAAGTCCTTTGACGAATCGGAGAATCAGCGGGTGCACCGCCGGTTGGGACAAACCCCGTTGGAGCGGTTTGAGGCGGACCGGGCGGCTTTACGGCCCCTCCCCGAGCGCAGGTATGTCGACAGTGTGCGCGTCTTGCGCCGCGTCAGCAGAGACGGATACATCTCCGTCGATCACGTGGAATACTCGGTCCCGCCCTCCTACCTCGGCCGGGAGGTGTGGGTGACGCAACCCAGGGGGGCATATGTCGAGATGTACGGCCCAGACGGCACCTTCTTGTGTCGGCACGTCAAATCGAGAGACACCGGCTCGATCCACACGCTGCCCGAACACCAGGCGCCTCACCGGGAGCGTGTCTCGGTTCGTCAGCGATTCTGCGAGGTGTTTCCCAGCGGTGCGGCATTCTACCAAGGGCTCACCCGTCGGTATGCCCACAACGCTCGGTACCATGCCGCCCGCATCCTGGACATGCGCAGCACCTATAGCGACGAGTCTATTGAAATGGCCCTGAAGGAGGCCTTGGCTTACGGAGCCACGGACGAGAAGGTCGTGTTGAAACTGCTGGCCAACTACCCGACAAAACCGGCCGCCTCTTCGAGAAACGTCGAGGTCCAGGCGTTATCTCGGCGCGCCGACACCATTCGCCCGTTGTCCTACTACAGTCAACTGTTGCATTAA
- the cotE gene encoding outer spore coat protein CotE — protein MASTARDAGCREIITDAVCGRGSRYSQMTYTIHPTNRPSTIGGCWVMNHTYEGHLIGDLVEVRGRMDINVWYAYNNNSETAVAKDTVSYVEQIPLRDLDPHCLQDRREVMVKVIQPPHCLDAVIASGGTDIAVRVEKELAAEVIGRTKLFVMVCEPPGKKDEDEDLIEDEAEEMA, from the coding sequence GTGGCAAGCACAGCGAGAGACGCAGGGTGCCGCGAGATCATTACCGATGCTGTGTGCGGTCGAGGCAGCCGGTATTCGCAAATGACGTACACGATTCATCCCACGAACCGACCGTCCACCATCGGGGGATGCTGGGTGATGAATCACACCTACGAGGGTCATTTGATCGGCGACTTGGTGGAAGTTCGAGGGAGAATGGACATCAATGTCTGGTATGCATACAACAACAACAGTGAAACCGCTGTGGCAAAAGACACCGTGTCTTATGTGGAGCAGATTCCCCTGCGGGATCTGGACCCCCACTGTCTGCAGGATCGCCGGGAAGTGATGGTCAAAGTTATTCAGCCGCCCCACTGCCTGGATGCTGTAATTGCCTCCGGCGGCACCGACATTGCCGTCCGGGTGGAAAAAGAGCTTGCAGCAGAAGTAATCGGACGCACGAAGTTGTTCGTGATGGTCTGCGAACCGCCGGGTAAAAAAGATGAAGATGAAGACCTGATCGAGGACGAAGCCGAGGAAATGGCGTGA
- the istB gene encoding IS21-like element helper ATPase IstB — protein MTEDAMETLKQHLKTLQLPYMREVVEREIENAVKMKLTYQAFLTRLVEAEVLQKTNRSIATKIHLARFPRICTLEEFDFSFQPSLHAAEIRELGELGFIHRKENVIFLGPPGVGKTHLAIALGVKACTARLRVAFFTASELADLLYASLADRSTPQKLASLSRYHLLIIDELGYMPMDKQRANLFFQLVSKRYETGSIILTTNMPFDEWDKVFGDTIASAAIIDRLVHHSHIFHIQGHSYRMKDKLKADASA, from the coding sequence GTGACCGAAGATGCGATGGAGACCCTGAAACAACATCTCAAAACGCTCCAACTGCCGTATATGCGGGAGGTGGTGGAACGGGAAATTGAGAACGCGGTGAAAATGAAGCTGACTTACCAAGCTTTTCTCACGCGGCTCGTGGAAGCGGAAGTGTTGCAGAAGACCAACCGGTCCATTGCCACGAAGATTCATCTGGCGCGATTCCCGCGGATCTGTACATTGGAGGAGTTCGATTTCTCGTTTCAACCTTCGCTCCATGCCGCGGAGATTCGGGAATTGGGAGAACTCGGCTTTATCCACCGAAAAGAAAACGTTATTTTCCTAGGTCCTCCAGGGGTTGGAAAAACGCACTTAGCGATTGCCCTTGGGGTCAAAGCGTGCACGGCCAGACTCCGGGTCGCGTTTTTCACCGCCTCTGAACTGGCGGATCTCTTGTATGCCAGTTTAGCGGATCGTTCCACGCCCCAAAAGCTGGCGTCGCTGAGCCGCTACCACCTGCTGATCATCGACGAGTTGGGCTACATGCCCATGGACAAGCAACGGGCGAACCTCTTTTTCCAGCTCGTCAGCAAGCGCTATGAGACGGGATCAATCATCCTGACGACCAACATGCCTTTTGACGAGTGGGACAAGGTGTTTGGCGATACAATTGCTTCTGCCGCCATCATTGATCGTCTGGTGCATCACAGTCACATTTTTCACATTCAGGGTCACAGTTACCGGATGAAGGACAAGCTCAAGGCCGATGCCTCCGCCTAA
- a CDS encoding YheC/YheD family endospore coat-associated protein, producing the protein MVEGPLRIESLVHTRDVIYAAAPLLRRYGMQQGSSVQIRAGLGPVCTVQIRSHILDPNILLMARPVLRRLGLQRGDRIHAKWGGTQLELGPVVALWLPVRRRSPTPAFGAQTAWARDALVGARDMGVLAYVLDPQSSPDSLRAWGWSSKNGWIRRPGPIPDALWRRGERLGPPRGLREAKETGLLNLAPDIGDKWRITKFLLLQGFGDHIPWTRPMSLRRAEAALLRFGRVYAKPRRGSGGRDLLLLERRGETIRWCRFDPSPAQGMWTIPLRLSDWRRVAGHRAYIVQEARIPLTAFGRPVDFRWFVQRGGSGAWDVTAVVARLAPEEDGPTNVSLGGKVLPVDEILQDGERERGTALALSVAEAVGELFPHLVELGMDLLLDKSGKWWILDVNPRPGRSTLKQIDPALRQLSIRKPFEYVKYATGYMTADLAEQRTGPSEE; encoded by the coding sequence ATGGTGGAAGGGCCCTTGCGGATCGAATCCCTGGTACACACCCGGGACGTGATTTATGCCGCGGCGCCCCTGCTGCGTCGATATGGTATGCAGCAGGGGTCGTCCGTGCAGATCCGAGCCGGTTTGGGGCCAGTTTGTACAGTTCAGATTCGGTCCCACATTCTCGATCCGAATATCTTGTTGATGGCACGCCCCGTGTTGCGCCGGTTGGGCCTGCAGCGGGGCGACCGAATTCATGCAAAATGGGGCGGGACACAGCTCGAGCTCGGTCCCGTCGTTGCTTTATGGTTGCCGGTTCGCCGTCGATCGCCTACCCCCGCCTTTGGCGCCCAGACTGCTTGGGCTCGGGACGCCCTGGTTGGAGCCAGGGACATGGGCGTCCTCGCCTACGTACTCGATCCCCAATCGTCACCGGACAGCCTTCGGGCATGGGGGTGGTCCAGCAAAAACGGCTGGATACGACGACCGGGCCCCATACCCGATGCCCTGTGGAGGCGGGGAGAACGTTTGGGTCCTCCCCGTGGGTTACGAGAGGCCAAAGAGACGGGTCTCCTAAACCTTGCACCAGATATCGGGGATAAATGGAGAATCACAAAATTCCTCCTTTTACAAGGTTTCGGCGATCACATTCCCTGGACGCGGCCCATGTCTCTCCGCCGGGCGGAGGCCGCTCTTCTTCGCTTTGGCCGGGTTTACGCCAAACCCCGCCGGGGAAGCGGCGGCCGGGACCTCTTGCTGTTGGAGCGGCGGGGGGAAACGATTCGATGGTGTCGGTTCGACCCGAGCCCAGCCCAGGGCATGTGGACTATTCCGCTCCGCCTGTCGGATTGGCGCCGGGTGGCAGGGCACCGGGCTTACATCGTCCAAGAGGCCCGCATCCCCCTGACGGCTTTTGGACGCCCCGTGGATTTTCGCTGGTTCGTCCAACGCGGGGGATCCGGAGCTTGGGATGTCACCGCCGTGGTGGCACGTCTCGCTCCGGAGGAGGATGGCCCTACCAATGTCTCCTTAGGAGGGAAGGTTCTCCCCGTCGACGAAATCCTCCAGGATGGGGAACGGGAACGGGGAACTGCCCTGGCCTTATCGGTGGCTGAAGCAGTGGGCGAGTTGTTCCCCCACCTGGTGGAACTCGGGATGGATTTGTTGCTGGACAAGAGCGGTAAATGGTGGATATTGGATGTAAATCCACGTCCGGGTCGATCGACCCTGAAGCAAATCGACCCAGCCTTGCGCCAATTGTCAATTCGAAAGCCCTTCGAATATGTTAAATACGCAACTGGGTACATGACGGCGGATCTGGCCGAACAGAGAACCGGCCCATCGGAGGAGTGA
- a CDS encoding TIGR00282 family metallophosphoesterase, which produces MRILFIGDIVGSPGRQAVERYLPRVQDVVQADIVIANGENVADGRGITPNLAEWLFDHGIDFITMGNHVWDHPKIFDFIDQEKRLVRPANFRLAPGQGYALCSVGGRQLAIVNVLGRAFMGEWDDPLAVLSAVLEEIADQATWIVVDVHAETTSEKQALAWYFDGRVSAVVGTHTHVQTADERILPGGTGYITDVGMTGPFNGIIGMKKEPILHKMITHLPARFEVADGDCQFSAAIIDCEDENGRCAAIRRVFITPDHPWPDGAAFERP; this is translated from the coding sequence GTGCGGATTCTATTTATCGGGGATATCGTGGGAAGCCCGGGAAGACAGGCTGTGGAGCGCTATCTTCCCCGGGTTCAGGACGTGGTCCAAGCGGATATCGTGATTGCAAACGGCGAGAATGTCGCGGACGGGCGGGGAATCACTCCCAATCTGGCCGAATGGTTGTTTGACCACGGAATCGACTTTATAACCATGGGAAATCACGTCTGGGACCACCCCAAGATTTTCGATTTCATCGATCAGGAGAAGCGCCTGGTTCGGCCCGCGAATTTTCGCCTGGCTCCCGGCCAGGGTTATGCGCTGTGTTCCGTTGGCGGCCGTCAGCTCGCCATTGTCAACGTATTGGGCCGGGCTTTCATGGGGGAATGGGACGATCCCCTGGCGGTCCTCTCCGCGGTACTGGAAGAAATCGCCGACCAGGCGACATGGATCGTGGTGGACGTGCATGCGGAAACCACGTCGGAAAAGCAGGCGCTTGCGTGGTATTTTGACGGCCGGGTCAGCGCGGTGGTGGGAACCCACACCCACGTGCAGACGGCGGACGAGCGAATTCTGCCAGGGGGCACGGGATATATCACCGACGTAGGAATGACCGGTCCCTTTAACGGCATCATCGGCATGAAAAAAGAGCCGATTCTCCATAAAATGATCACCCATCTGCCGGCGCGCTTTGAAGTGGCCGATGGGGATTGCCAGTTTTCGGCGGCGATCATCGATTGTGAAGACGAAAACGGACGCTGCGCGGCAATCCGCAGGGTGTTCATTACCCCCGACCATCCCTGGCCCGATGGGGCGGCCTTTGAACGCCCATGA